The DNA sequence AATCAAAACCCTCGCAGAACTCAATCGCCAGATGAGCACAGATGCCCAGCAATTGGTGCAAGCCCTCAAGGGAGATACCAAGATTCAGGGGAATTGGGGAGAATTGATCCTGACGAGATTGCTGGAATCTTCGGGGTTGCGGGAAGGAAGCGAATTCACCCTCCAAGGCAAGGACCTCAACCTGACCGATGTCAATGGGCAGCGATTCCAACCAGATGTCGTCATTCAGCTTCCAGAGAGTCGCCATCTGATCATCGATAGCAAGGTATCGCTCGTGGCATTCGAACGATATTCAAGCGCATCCGACTTGGAGGAACAGGCTCGTCAGATGAGCATGCACCTCAAATCTATTGAAACCCATATCCGTCAGTTGAGCGACAAGCATTACGCTGCCCTCCAAGGAGTGAATGCCCCCGATTTCGTGATGCTGTTCATCCCGATCGAACCGGCATTCCATGCAGCCATTCAGGCCAAGGGCGATTTGTTCCAATTTGCCTGGGACCGCAAAATTGTACTCGTCAGCCCTACCACCCTGCTCGCGACACTCAAAACGGTAGCCTCTATCTGGAAACTTGAGCATCAAAACCAGCATGCGATGGAGATCGCCCGAGTCGGTGGAGCGCTCTACGACAAGTTTGTGGGATTTGTAGAAGATCTGGAAAAAATCGGCAAGCGGATCGATGGGACAGCTGCTGCCTACGAACAAGCACGATCCAAACTCATGCACGGCAGAGGCAGTCTCGCATCTCAGGCAGAAAAATTGAGACTGCTGGGAGTCAAGCACAAGAAGCAATTGTCGGAGGATGCGATGAATCAGGCACAACTCCCTGATCAGCAAGAAAAAGCCTAGAAAATATTTCACAAAAAAACGAATAGAGGTATATTTCACTGAAATAAACCAACAACCTCTTTACACCGTGAAAAAATTATTTTCCTTGCTGTCTGTATGCATCCTCGTTGCCGCATGCCAGCCCGACCAAACCCAGTCTGAACCTGCCCTCCCAGCTACCCATCTGGAATTGATGGATTCCCAAGGTGGGACTATTTCAGTCATTTACCATCCGGGATCGGAAAACATCCTCACCTCAATTCCTGCCTACACGGAAATGGCTTTGCAACTCGAGCCATCGGTAGTGACCGTTGAAAAAGTACGGTTGAAGTTCAATGAGGACAAGAAGTTCTACTACCTCGTTTTTTGGGTGACCAATCAAGCGGGATCTATGTATCCCATTGGTGGGGTATTGAATGAAGTGTCGGCTAGTCCTACAGAAATTGGGACCATGAAACTAGACACTTCTTGTAGCCATTTTTGTGCTGCGAATGTGGGCGCGCATCATTGCGACCTAGTCATCTATGATCCTTGCAGGCAAGCCACTTGCAAATGTCTGGATGATTGCGACGGAGGAACCTGCAATATCGGTATCAGAACTTAATGTCCAGCTTACCTCCAACCAAATACGCGGAGCCCAAGGGCTCCGCGTTCCGTTTGACCTCTACCTAGAGGTATCCGAGATATATTTATTCGCCGAGGACGTAGCGGATGGAAAATGCACCGTAATCAGCACGGAATCCAGTTACAAAGGTATCGCCAAGGAAGAAGGTGGGGGCCCAGTCCGTAGAAAGCGTCACAGGAATATCTTGGAAAGTGTACTGCAATCCCAAAACACCCATCACGACCAAGGAGGTAGAAGAATAGTTGCTGATATTGAAATCGTTGAAGTAGGTCCAGAATACAGCACCTGCTCCACCGCCTACATACCATTCCAACCCATCGACACTAAATTCTCCCAGTTCGAGGTCCTTGTGCCATTCGAGCAATCCCCCCACCTGAATCCAGCGGTAGGAAGAGCTGACGCCACGGACTCCGACATTGGCTTCCAAGGCAACAGGACCAGTGATAAACGTCTTGAATGACGCCGAGGTAGGATATCCGAATCTCAGGCCGATAGCGGATTTGTAGTATTGAGCTTGCGCTTGTTGAGCGGTCAAAGCCACCCCGAGGAATACGAGTGTGAGGATGAAAAACCTTTTCATGTGATTGAATATTAAGCAGCTAACGAATTGAGAATAAATTCCTTGGAAAGATAGAATATCGGGACGACTGAATCTAGTCGCACCCCCGAAATATCCAGCCAAACCCCCTATTGGTGGGGATGGAGAAAGGACCTATCCAAAACTTATTCGTTGTAGGTATGAGTGCCTGACTCGGAAGGTTGGTAAACTGCTCCTTCGCACAATTCTTGATTCCGCCAAAATCATATCTGCTACTGCTATGGGGAAAAATGGTGGATAAAGGCAGGAGAGAAGGCCCCAAAAAATGGTGGGATTGTCGTCGCAGGGAGTATATTTGGAACTTCAATCGGAATATCCCACATGGCACATTCCCATCAAACGACTATTGCAACAGAGCTGGGCTTAAGCCCCAGACAGGTAGCTGCGACCTTGGATCTCATCAACGAGGGAGCCACCATTCCATTCATGGCCCGATACCGAAAAGAGGTAACTGGGAGCCTGGATGAAGTCCAATTGGCACAAATCCGCGACCGTGCCGAGGCCTTGGCCCAACTGGACAAGCGACGGGAGGCAATCCTCAAATCACTGGAAGAGCGCGAATTGCTCTCCGATGAATTGAAAGCCTCTATCGATGGCGCGGAGTCTCTCACCAAATTGGAGGACCTTTACCTCCCCTACAAACCCAAGCGTAGGACCAAGGCGACCATTGCCCGCGAAAAAGGCCTCGAACCGCTCGCCAAGGATATCATGGAACAAATGAAATCCGGCAGCCCCGATGACCTCGCCAACGCATTTATCGATGCGGAAAAAGGGGTGGAAGATGTTGCAGCGGCCCTCCAAGGTGCCAGAGACATCATCGCCGAATGGGTCAACGAAGACGCGGACGCTCGGGCAGACATGCGGAAATTGTTTGTCAAAAAGGGAACCATCTCCACCAAGGTCATGCGCGGCAAGGAAGAAGATGGCGCCAAATACAAGGACTATTTCGAGTGGAATGAATCCGTGGACAAAGTGCCTTCCCACCGTCTATTGGCTATGCGCCGCGGTGAAAAGGAGCTGATCCTGTCGCTCTCTATCCGCCCGGATGACGAAGATGCCGTCGAGCAACTGGATCGCCGATTTGTCAAAGGCAATTCTCCGATCTCCGAGCAGGTTCGCGAGGCCGTTCAGGATTCCTACAAGCGACTCATGGCTCCCTCTATGGAGACTGAGGTGCGGATCGTCAGCAAAGACAAGGCCGACGAAGAAGCCATCAAGGTGTTTGCCGACAACTTGCGCCAGCTTCTCTTGGCGGCTCCTTTGGGTGAAAAATCCGTACTGGCGCTCGACCCGGGCTTCCGGACAGGCTGTAAATTGGTCTGCCTTGACAAGCAAGGACGACTGCTGGAGCACACGGCCATTTTCCCCAATCCTCCTCAAAAACGCACCTACGAGTCTGGCGAAACCCTCAAAGCCTTGGTTCAGCGCCACGGCATCGAAGTCATCGCCATTGGCAACGGAACCGCCAGCCGCGAAACTGAAAGCTTCGTGAAGGAGCTCAAGATCCCCGGTATTTCTGTGGTGATGGTCAATGAGAGTGGGGCCTCCATCTATTCTGCTTCCGAAGTGGCGCGTGAGGAATTTCCCAACGAGGATGTTACCGTTCGTGGAGCAGTTTCCATCGGCCGTCGCTTGATGGACCCATTGGCGGAGCTTGTCAAGCTCGACCCCAAATCCATCGGAGTCGGTCAATATCAGCACGATGTCGACCAGACTCTCCTCAAGAAAAGTCTCGATGATACGGTGGTTTCCTGTGTGAATGCCGTCGGAGTCGAAGTGAATACCGCCTCCAAACAGCTCTTGACCTACGTTTCTGGCCTCGGACCTTCCCTCGCCAAAAACATCGTGGCCTACCGCGACGAGAATGGGCCGTTTGCGACTCGCAAAGAATTGATGAAAGTGCCACGTCTCGGCGCCAAGGCATTCGAGCAATGTGCCGGCTTCCTGCGAATTCGCGATGCCAAAAATCCGCTCGATGCTTCCGCAGTTCACCCGGAAAGCTACAAGATTGTCGAGGCGATGGCCAAAGATCTGGGAGTAGCCGTTGCCGATCTCATCTCCAAAGATGATCTGCGCAAGCAAATCAACCTCAACCAATATGTGACGGACACCGTGGGACTTCCGACGCTCAAGGACATCTTGGAGGAATTGGCGAAACCCGGCCGAGATCCTCGCGAGAAGTTCGAGATGTTCTCATTTGCGGAGGGCGTCAATGAAATGTCTGACCTGCGCGAAGGCATGGTACTGCCGGGCATCGTCACCAATATCACGGATTTTGGGGCATTTGTCGATATCGGTGTGCATCAGGATGGCTTGGTTCACTTGAGCCAATTGGCCAACCGATTTGTGCAGCACCCAAGTGAGGTCGTCAAAGTGCATCAGCCGGTTTCGGTGAAGGTCGTTTCCGTGGATATGGCCCGCAAGCGGATCGGATTGTCCATGAAGACCGAGGAATCCGGTCCAAGGCCCAAGTCCCAAAAGCGTCGCCGCAATCAGGACAATCGCCGAAATTCCGGCCCTTCCAAATTGGAGGAAAACGAATTCTTCCGTGTCAAACCCAAACAGCGCAAAAATCGCTAGGACACACAGCTTCTAAGCCAAGAG is a window from the Pontibacter sp. G13 genome containing:
- a CDS encoding Tex family protein; translation: MAHSHQTTIATELGLSPRQVAATLDLINEGATIPFMARYRKEVTGSLDEVQLAQIRDRAEALAQLDKRREAILKSLEERELLSDELKASIDGAESLTKLEDLYLPYKPKRRTKATIAREKGLEPLAKDIMEQMKSGSPDDLANAFIDAEKGVEDVAAALQGARDIIAEWVNEDADARADMRKLFVKKGTISTKVMRGKEEDGAKYKDYFEWNESVDKVPSHRLLAMRRGEKELILSLSIRPDDEDAVEQLDRRFVKGNSPISEQVREAVQDSYKRLMAPSMETEVRIVSKDKADEEAIKVFADNLRQLLLAAPLGEKSVLALDPGFRTGCKLVCLDKQGRLLEHTAIFPNPPQKRTYESGETLKALVQRHGIEVIAIGNGTASRETESFVKELKIPGISVVMVNESGASIYSASEVAREEFPNEDVTVRGAVSIGRRLMDPLAELVKLDPKSIGVGQYQHDVDQTLLKKSLDDTVVSCVNAVGVEVNTASKQLLTYVSGLGPSLAKNIVAYRDENGPFATRKELMKVPRLGAKAFEQCAGFLRIRDAKNPLDASAVHPESYKIVEAMAKDLGVAVADLISKDDLRKQINLNQYVTDTVGLPTLKDILEELAKPGRDPREKFEMFSFAEGVNEMSDLREGMVLPGIVTNITDFGAFVDIGVHQDGLVHLSQLANRFVQHPSEVVKVHQPVSVKVVSVDMARKRIGLSMKTEESGPRPKSQKRRRNQDNRRNSGPSKLEENEFFRVKPKQRKNR
- the rmuC gene encoding DNA recombination protein RmuC, translating into MNPWLLFCLGIGIGTLSTLCVSLILASRKRKSQDAILAQSQAQLDLLSQQHTQLQQDHTRQAEHIREFQAQALDMTTKITRYEVEQAQYQRQLDARAADLDALQKQSQYEFQRLANEILDKSASRLQQTQQTQMGQLLDPLKERLRHFEQKVEQTYHQETRERSALQEQIKTLAELNRQMSTDAQQLVQALKGDTKIQGNWGELILTRLLESSGLREGSEFTLQGKDLNLTDVNGQRFQPDVVIQLPESRHLIIDSKVSLVAFERYSSASDLEEQARQMSMHLKSIETHIRQLSDKHYAALQGVNAPDFVMLFIPIEPAFHAAIQAKGDLFQFAWDRKIVLVSPTTLLATLKTVASIWKLEHQNQHAMEIARVGGALYDKFVGFVEDLEKIGKRIDGTAAAYEQARSKLMHGRGSLASQAEKLRLLGVKHKKQLSEDAMNQAQLPDQQEKA